CTGTCCACAACTGGCTTCAGGCTCCTAGCCGGGACTGGGGCCTTTGAGCCCTGGCTTGTTGGCCTGGCTGGGGAGCCATCTGTGCACCTGCGGGGACTAATCGGGGGCAGGCTAGTCCCTGCAGGTGCTCCAGGCGGGAAAGCTTCTGTGACAGGGTAGTTTGGGAGATGGTGTGTGGCATGTGTGACACACATGGGCACGTTGAAGACCCTGCAGAGGCCTGAAAACGAGTTGGAATACCATCTCTGATGCCATATAATCCAGCACTCGGAACTCACGGGGAGTTAGGGGAACCCTTTCTTGCCCAGTGAGGGAGGTCCTGGCAAAACCAGTGTTCCAAGGACCACACTTCAGGAACTCCTtgctaaggagggcacatgaggGCTCCTGAGTTTGCAAGTGCCCACCTGGCAGCCTGATATTGAAGCTGCGGGTGGGGGGACTCGGCACCAGAGGGATGGCCCATATGAGCTTCTGCTAGAACTTTCCGTGATAGCGGTAGTGGTATGTATCCGTACTGCCCAGTACTGCACCTGTGCTTGTCACGAACATGTGTGGTTAGGCTTGAACCATGGCCATTGTGGcccaggaactgaattttaagtttgttttaattatatgtagttttaattaatttaaaatcaaatggCCTCCTGTGGCTAGGTGGCTACCCTATGGGACAGCTGAGTTCTGGAACTGTTAAGATCTTCCTTCCCTTAACCTCTGTCTGCTTTACAAAATTATTGTTCCCCATTCACAGAAGAGACTCAGCCCCTGGAGCCTGTGGCCTCTGGGCCGgtcccagcctcagcccctggAGCCTGGCTCGGGGAGGCCCTGGGAAGCTGCCCCGCCTGCTCCAGACCACCCCTGGGTCTGGGAGGGGGCAGTGGCAGCTCTTTACACGGGCATCACTGGTTGGTTGGCCTGACTTGCAGCCCCTGCTGACCTTGGTGGTGATAAAAACCCTGTCACTGGGGAAGGGGGCTCCCCATGGCGCTAGGAGGCACAGGACCTGGTAGCCCATTTtatggaggaggaaactgaggcttaatgGGCTGATGCCTCTGCCAAGGTTATAAAACCAACAAGTGGCAGGGCCAGCTCCTTCCAGGGCACAAACCCCTCAGCTTCCATCTCCATGATCTTACAGTGCCAGGccactcccttcttccttccaggcAGCCAAACATCCAGAAAGTTGTCCAGCCCCCTGACTTGTGTCTTGTGCGGCTTCCGTGCTCTGCAGTCATGTATCCTTGGCCCTGGGCTCAGGAGTAGACCCGAGAGGGATGAGCTGCTGCCCTCCTGGGGCCCCTGAGGCCGTTCTTATTCCCCTTTAGCCTCTTGTGTCCCCACCTGCACTATCACCAGGTTGGATGTAAGCTCTCCCAGGGCCTGCCCGTGACTctgccctctctgtgcccccagaTCTGGGCTGTGACAAGACTCGGTCACGTGTGACCCTACAGGAGTGGAATGAccctctggatcatgacctggagGCCCAGCTCATCTACCGGcacctgctgggtgtggaggctacACTGAGGTGAGGAGGCCTATAGAGCCCCAGGGAATGTGGCCAGCGAGGACCGGGGTGAGGGACAGGGCCAGGGTGAGGGCTCAGGGCTGGTCCCTGTGGTTGCTCTCCCCACTGCACATCAGGccggcccctgccctgcctgcctgggACAGCTACACCCACGGAGGGGCACATGGGCCTCTGCAGCACGGGGCTGGCTCATGTTAGGATGAAGGCCCGAAGGCTGCAGAAGCCCCAAGTTCCTGCCACGGCTGTGTCCTGCCCGGGCCCACCCAGCCTCCCAGCCCGTCCGGCCTTCCCATTGTGCCCTTGGACCACAGAGCTTGTCCTCAACCCTGGCTCTAGCTCAGAAATGACCAGAATGCCTGGGCCCTACCACACCAACTCAGAGTTTCTGGAAGTGGAGTCCAGCATGAGGATATCTCCAGGCAACCCACTGCTTTCTAAGAGCGCTGTTTCCCTGAGCCTGCTGGAAGGGGGCAGTTTTCTAGCCCAACCCTGGTCCTGGCAGGGCCCAGGACGGGTGGTGGTGGTTGTCCGTGTTCCTCATCGACTTTTCCAGGGTTTAATCTTTCTCAAAACCCTTCAAAGCTCATGGGGTCAAACTGGAACCACTCATTCCCCTGTGAGCCACAGTTTCCGGTAGCTTTCAGGTCATTCTGCAGCCACCTCCTTTTCTGATAGTGTGGCCCCCTTGCTTGGTGACTTCATCCTCCACCTACGGGACGAAGCCACCACCCTGTCTTCTCTGTTCCTGGGACCCACAGTTGTTCTCCATTTAAGCCAGGAAGCGGCATAGCAAAAACTCGATCCTGAGCCACCTTGGGTTTAGGTGGGCCCCAGCATGGGACCGGTGCCCATGGGCCTCACTGTAGCACCCTGCCTTGAGAGCCTCCCCACCTCCAGAACCACCCTTTCCATTCCACACCGCCAGACCTCCTGCCCCATTGGCACCTCTGATTCCGACTCAGGGGTCTGTCCTTACTCCCCGTCGTAACTGATCACTGCACACTTGTGTTGGGAACAACATTGATGTATTCTCTTGCAGTTTGTGTTGAATAGGCAAATGAGCAGAGCGGTTAAGGGGCCAGGCCGATCCCATGGGGCCTAGAAGGCATTTGAGGAGGAGGAGCCTGTTAGATCTTAGCAGAGGGACACATCTCCTCCAAAACAAACCTGGGAGACTCAGAAGAGCCAAGCCAGTGTAGTCCCTAAGCAAGGAACTTCAGGCATGAGGTCCACATGGCTGCTCACTCTTCCTCCATGTGAGCTTCTGGGATTGTGCCTGAGGACCAGGGATCTCTGGTGAACCCCGCTTAGGACTCCTGCTTAAGTTGTCACCGTCTCCTCTTCCTATAAGAAAGAGACTCCTTCCACGGCCAGTTAATACAGGGATTTTCAGGCCCCAACTGGCCCCTTTCCTCAGGGCCCTCCAAAACAGAAGTGACGTTCCAGAGTGCCTTCCATCGACCCActgctggaggtggggaggaccAGTGGGGGCTGGAGAGGGAAGGTGCTAGGGGGCCAGAGGACCAAGGCCTGGGCCCCTGTTTTTCTTCCCCACAGAAAGTGTCAGCCCCCCACTCCTGGGATCCCCTCCAGCTCGGGAGGCCTGCAATGGGTCACCCAGCCTTCCCGGCAAGGGCACCACGAGCTCTCATTCGGTCCTCCCCTACAGGGAGAAGCAGCGGGAGCTGAGTGCAGCAGGCACAGaggcaggctctgcacttaggGGCTCAGGGGAAGGTAGGTCCTCCTAGCTGGACTCCCACACTGGCCTAAGTTCCACTCAGGGGTGCTGTGGGTGGGGCCCACCCCAAGGGGCCCTCTGACCTTCCAGACTGGTGCTGGTGGGTAAGGCCCTGCCTGCTCTGCCCTCATCTggcatctgcctccagcccccAAGGATCCACTGGCCCAGCTGTTCCAGGTGCTGCAGGACCTCCGGGAGGCCCACAGATCCAGCCCAGCCAGCGCACTGCCCTCGGAGACAAACCGCCTGCTGGAGCTGCAGACGTGAGGCCTGCCCCACATGCCCTCGCTGAaccccctgccaggtgcttgGAGACCCCCCCTGGTGCACTTTCAGCTCTTCACATCACTCCGTCTCACTGGGGAGCAGAGCTTAGGGCTCTCCTGGGCTGGGTGGATTGGGGGCCAGAGGCCCGTCCTTGCCCACCTGTAGTCTCTAGGGGACTTTGTGAGCTCCTGCTCCTCTGTGAAGCCTGGCTGTTCCTCGCAGCCCTTGCAGCCATTGCTGGCACCACCCCACTCTCTCCAGGGCCCTCTCCTGCCCCGGTAGACCTAGCCAGAAACCAGCCCTGGGACGGCCCTTGACCAGGTGGACTGATACTCCTTGGACTCACAGAGGTGGGAGGGAACATGGGGCCCACCCAGGAGACCAAGCCTTGACCTCAGCATCCCCTCAGCTCCTGGCCATCACATCACCTGCTCCCCTCCAGCCGCTGGCTGGGCCCCCCTGGGAGAGCTTTGCGGTGCTGTTGCTGACAATAAACCTGCTGCGACTGCTTGGGCTCTGGGGTCTTGTGATGGGGGTCAGTAGAGGGACTGGGCTTGGTGTGGATTCCAGTGGCTTCTTGAGTGTGGCCAAGGACTGGAGCCACCAGAATAACCTTCGCGCATCCCCTCTGTTCACCCCGCTACACATCCTGGGAGGACTTGTTTCTTCCCCCAACTGCTGTTCCCACCATACTCCTGGGACCCCTGCTCCATCCCCCCTAGGCTACAGAGCCTGAACAGTGCCTCAcctttccttcctgccccccGGGTGGCTGAGCCTGCGCCGCCCCTCCGCCATCACCAACACCCTGTTCTCTGGCTCCTTCCTTAGGACCTCACACAAATCCTCATGCTTTTTGAATCTCCGTGGGTTTCCAGGACCTTGTGGTCCAGAAGTACAGAGCCCAGGGTCCACTGCACCCTAATGAGAGTGAAGGGGAAAGTGGTGTGCACTACTTATGGCGCTGCCACAGGTAGAAGCCTGGATTTGAACTGCATACGTAGCCCCCCAGTGGTGTCACTGCCCACCCTCTCTTCCAGGAGGGTCCTGGATGGGGTGGCTGCTGCAGCCTGTAGGGGTGACAGTGAAGCATGGCCTGGCAGTGTCCCCATGGCTCATGTACCCCCACACCTCTAGGTTCTGTCAGGCGGGAGTGAGGCCCCTTTGGGGTAAAAACTATaccccttctctccacccccagccAGCCAAGTAGCATCCCGGCTTTGCCCGGATGGCCCAGAAGGGTCGCGGCTATGCCCCTGTGCATCATCCCCTCACTGCCTTCTGTTCCTCACCAGTTaaagccccctccccacccccgtggGCCGGAGAGTCCAGGCTGGTGTGGGCCTCTGGCCAATGGCACCTCCTCACCCCAGGGCCCAAGCTTGAGCAAGGAATAGCCCTTCCCAGGAAATGGAGGCTCCTGATTTCCTGGGCAGGTCCCCGGCGGCTCCTCAGATGCTGCGGCTACTGGAGCCGACGGGGACCCAGCTCCTTGCCTCAAACAGCGCAGGTGGGGTCCATGCACAGAACTGCGGTCTGCAAAATAGCAACCAGTGCCAACACACTCCTCTTGGCCCGCCAACCGCCTCCGCTGCCGGGTCAcctgcctggccccagccctcACCCGCCGTCTGCCTGGCAAGCAGCTCATCGGGCCCCAAGCCCGCTCCGCAAAGGGGCGACCACGCGGGGGAAGGCGTGGGTCGCGGCCGGCGGCCTTCTGGTCCTAGGACGCCTCCTGCCGGCCCCACTGCGCCCTGGCTCCATTCTCCACTCGAGGGCCTCGCGCTGGGCCCTCCAAGCACATTTGCAAAGAAGGATCTTGGGGGGGCGCGCAGGGGAGCCGAGAGAGGCCGGCTCAGCGCGCTCGGAGCAGCCCCAGCGCGGCCCTTGGGGCCGCCAACGCCTCACGCATGCGCAGAGCCACCAGCGCCTCGGTCCTCCCGGGCCCCTCTCGCCTGCGCTACATCCCCCGGGCCTCTAGGGGGCAAGCGGCCGGCCTCCCCACGGGGTGCCGTAACCCGGAAGCAGCCGCTAACCCGGAAGAGGTGGTGTCGTAGAGGGTCCTGCCGGCGTCGGGGGCGGCTCTGCGACTTCGGCTGCGAGTGCGGCGCTAGGATGAACGCCCCTCCCGCGTTTGAGTCGTTCTTGCTCTTCGAGGGCGAAAAGAAGTAAGTGGAGCTGGCGGGGGCGAGCCTGGGGTCGCTGGCGGACCCTGGGGCTTCTCGGCCCGTCCAGTAGCGGGAGACGGAAGCCTCTGTGTCCGCCAAATTCGAGCCAGCCCTGCCGGGCGGTGGCGACCACCCCCTTCCGCAGATgcggaaactgaagctcagagagccGAGGGACTGCCCCGGCCCTCGGGGAGTGGCGGTTTGCGTGGCGCCAGAGTGCTTCCCGCCGGGATCCGGCAGCCCCCTCGCTCGTGTGCCTGGCCGCCGCCTCCTGCGGCTGCAGCGGGGGGCTGGCTCTCAGGCTCTCAGGCTCTCGTCCCGGCTTCGTTGGCCTCTGGAGAACCTTCAGCGGCTTTTTGCCCGCGGGGTGCAGGCGGTGTAGTCTTGCTGTCTCTCAGCCTGGGCTTGGCTCCTGGCTCCCCCACTTAACGTCTCCATGTCTTTGGGCAGGTGGCTTAGCCTGCCTGAGGTCtgctttcctcatctggaaaatgggcttCTTGCTCTGTTAAGTCACAGGATTTTCTCTAAGGGGAGCTTCACGAGGTGATTTACGGGAAGTGCTTAGGCCAGGGCTCAGCACACAAAAGACTGTCTTAAACGTCGGCTTTTCCTTCTCTTAACAGCCTGGTGTGCGGGGCTCTATGTCTAGCCCTTGCCAACCACTTCGTCTCCCTTGGGAACAGTGCTTGGCAACTAGGGGCTATTTTGCTCCCCATGGGGACTTTTGGCAACATCTGCAGACACTTTCGTCACATAGGGGCTGCTGCTGGCAGCTAGTGAATAGAGACCAGGGATACTGCTCATATCCTACAATGTACAAGACCACCCCCTGCGGGAAAGAATGATCCACCCTAAGATGTCACTGGTGCCAAGGAGCAATCCAGAGTAGGTGAGGGTCCCGCAGAATCGGGGCACAGCCACTCTGCTGCTCTGAGTCAGAGGTCTTTATGGATGAAGAGATGGAGGAAGGCTTCGAGGTGGAAGTGGGACTTAAGCCTGAGTTAAAGGGCAGGATTTAtccttgggggaggaggagagcccCGTTTCCCATCTGTTGCTATCACCTTTTCCCAGGATTACCATTAACAAGGACACCAAGGTACCCAATGCCTGTTTGTTTACCATCAACAAAGAAGACCACACACTAGGAAACATCATCAAATCGTAAGTTCCAAGTCAGAGGCTCTCGGGCAATGTTTAATGGGGCTCTTTGAGGCAAAGCACACGTCCCAGATTTCCCGAAGTCTCTCTGAGCTGCCGGAAGGTCTGGGTGCTTGCTCTGGCAATTCACACGTTTCAGTACGTTTTCCCCAAAATGCTGCTGCCCTGGATCTGTTCCCACAGCTATATTTCTGTACTGGTTCATTTATCTGATGAAAGGAAGTGAACGTGTGGCAAAGCCAGAGAAACCTAGGCCGACTTGCCAGAGATTGGAACTTATTAGAATgaggggagaaggtgggggagAGGCTCTGTGATTATCCGATGCTCATGTTGGTTAGCAGGTGTGTAAGTACATCAGCGAGGTCCTGGCCAGGTAAGTGGTCAGTGATGTGGTTGCTGTTTGGGCTCAAGGGCTTTTGTCAGATAAGCACCATGGGTGAATCTAGGTCTTTCCGAGGTTCATGTGTTTGAGACCACGGGCAGGAGCCCACCTCACCTCTGGGCTGAAAGTTGGAGGTGGGGCTGGCTCTCTCCAGTCTGGCTGGCCCCACCCTGAGCCATGCCGGTGCTGCTCCCAGGCCCTTCTGCTCCCCTACTCTGGGAGGCATGTCCCCACCTGTGCAAGAGCCCTCCCTCTTGGTGCCTGCTGCTGACTGAGCTGCTCCAGAGAATCCCCCACGGGCCCAGGGCAGAGCATGGCATGCACGCTTCACCTCACAGCCAGGCACAACGGGTCTCAGGTGTGTGGGCAGCAGCATTGACCAAAGGGCTTCCATTTCACTAAGCACTGAGCCTTTCCTGCTGTGCTAGACGCTCTTACTGGGCCAGGAGCAGCACTTTGTGTTCTGGTTACTGAGCACTGGCTGCCTGGGGAGGGCTCTTTGGTGCTGTTGTAGGCCCCCGACTTCCCCTGAGGGAAGTTTGCTGGAAATCCTCTTTACCAGCTGGGGTCCTGGATCCTCATGGAtgtaggggttgggggaggagggaggtgtcCTCACGAGGCAGATCTTCCAGATGTTTTACTTGGAGATATCTTTGGGAAATCAAGAGCAGGAAAGCAGCTGGAGTCAGccatctcctccctgccccacccccctcgcTTCTAGGCCTCAAGCCAGTGGGAAGGCTCCTTGGTTAGAGGCCTGGTGGTCCCAGGTGCTAGGCCCAGCCCCCATGTCACACTGCCCATTTCCTGATCTCAGACAGCTGCTGAAGGACCCCCAGGTGCTGTTTGCTGGCTACAAAGTCCCCCACCCCCTGGAGCATAAGATCATCATTCGAGTGCAGACCACACCAGACTACAGCCCCCAGGAGGCCTTCACCAACGCCATCACAGACCTCATCAGCGAGCTGTCCCTGCTGGAAGAGCGATTCCGGGTGAGGAGCCGGGCGGCGAGGGGTGTTTGCATGCCAGCCAGTATGGCCAGAGCTGTTCTGATGCCCACACCAACAACCCCTGGGTAGTTTCCAGATTTattgtggggtgggggcaggtggtgaCCGAGCAGCAATGCCACTACAGCCTTGAGCAAGCTCGGACTAAGGGGTTTTAACAGAGTTGAGGTCGGGGGCCTGCTATCTGCAGGCATGGGTGGAAACTGTACTGAGTGCTCCAGGGTCTCCTTGGGACTGCTCTCCCAAGCCTTCTCTGGTTAAGGCCTGGCTGCTTCCAGGTATCTGTACATAGGGCAGCTCATCCCAGGCAGGGTAGGGTCCCACAGTTGAGGCCGAAAGGGGATGGTCCCACCTGTCCACGCAGAGGGCCTCAAAGTCTGACTTGGGTGTCAAGTGGGAAAGATCCACAGCTTCTCAGGCAGATGGGTGGGGTGTGCTCAGAAGGCCCTGGGGTTGCTGAGCTGCTCCAGAGAATCCCCCACGGGCCCAGGGCAGAGCATGGCATGCACGCTTCACCTCACAGCCGGGCACAACGGGTCCCAGGTGTGTGGGCAGCAGCGTTGACCAAAGGGCTTCCATTTCACTAAGCACTGAGCAGGGCCCCGGGCAGACCTCAGGTCACTGGGGCTGCTTTCCCACTAAgcagctgccccctccctctccactcaGGTGGCTATTAAAGATAAGCAAGAAGGCATCGAATAGTGGGCTGGAGGAGTCTCGTTTGTCTGGTTCCTACCCTGCGCTGGAACCTTCTCCGAGCTTCCAGTAGAGGCAAGCAGCTTCCTTGGCTTCAGGGACATCTTGTTGAGCCCCTCCCCCCAGAGTTGGTGTGTCCTGTACATGGAGTGTTTTACCTTCCTAATAAAGACCTGGCTGTGGGAAGCAGTGGACCTGCTCACAGTTTCACAGCGGACAGGCCCTGGGGCCCCGACTCCTAGACCAACAACCCAGagcctgggagggtgggggtggcagtgCTTTAGGAGTCTGTTCAGAGCTCAAGGTAGGAACACCAGGGGAGCCACAAACAGCTCTCCAGCCTTCCCTCAGACAGCAGAgagtttattaataaaatatattcactgaTGAAAAGATCCTCGTCCTTAGCCCCAAAGCTGAATAAGTTAAGTCATGTCCCTGGTGCTCTGCCGCAGAGGCAGGAACCCCACTCTGGCTACTGTCTCTTCCAGATGGCCACGATATTGGAGTCCGTTAGGGCGGTGAGGTAGGTAAAGGTGGGGTTGGCCATCACCGTGTTCACCATGGTCTTGGTCACCATCTGGCCCAGCGCCCAGGGTTGGGGCCACTTAAGAATCTGGGGTGGCGAGAAGAAAGGAGAGCTGGGCTCTGATGTCCCACACACGGTCCCAGCAGTGGGAGAGGGCAGGCAGGTGGCGCCTACCTGTGTGGGGGCCTGCGGAGCTGCTGGCAGTGGAGACGGCTGGGTCAGGATGTGCCTGACATCGTAAACCCACACGTTGCCCTCTTCGTCCCCACATAGCACTATCCCCTCACCTGCTGGGACAACATGGACAGAGGTCAAAGGTGGGGTGGGgctcccaggggtggggggcgggattGGGGGGGGAGGTGCATGAGCTCACCAGGACAGGTGCTCAGTGAGAAGTAGGCCAGCTTGGTGGGGGACCACTGCAGCCGAGCCAAGACCACCACTGCCAGAGTGGACTGCTTGCC
The genomic region above belongs to Vulpes lagopus strain Blue_001 chromosome 3, ASM1834538v1, whole genome shotgun sequence and contains:
- the POLR2J gene encoding DNA-directed RNA polymerase II subunit RPB11-a — translated: MNAPPAFESFLLFEGEKKITINKDTKVPNACLFTINKEDHTLGNIIKSQLLKDPQVLFAGYKVPHPLEHKIIIRVQTTPDYSPQEAFTNAITDLISELSLLEERFRVAIKDKQEGIE